The following proteins are encoded in a genomic region of Drosophila willistoni isolate 14030-0811.24 chromosome 3R, UCI_dwil_1.1, whole genome shotgun sequence:
- the LOC6647493 gene encoding chymotrypsin-1 → MNSLILISILFSAGILTQCEGRGVGKIQRRQQLQHHLGTVKPETRIIGGVDAPVAFAPYQVSIMSTFGEHVCGGSIIADHWILTAAHCMEWPIQYLKIVTGSNDYTKPGAEYLVDAAKIHCGHDKPAYHNDIALIHTAKPIVFDSVTQPIKLASKGSLPSAGDKLTLTGWGSTKTWGRYATQLQKIELSSITHSRCESTVRNANWLSEGHICTFTQEGEGSCHGDSGGPLVDESGTLVGVVNWGEACAIGYPDVFASVAYYGDWIKEMMTDQGTAC, encoded by the coding sequence ATGAATTCTCTTATTTTAATTAGTATTCTGTTTAGTGCTGGTATATTAACCCAGTGTGAGGGTCGAGGAGTTGGTAAAATTCAACGGCGCCAGCAATTGCAACATCATTTGGGAACTGTCAAGCCTGAGACGAGAATCATCGGTGGAGTGGATGCCCCAGTGGCCTTTGCTCCATATCAAGTGTCCATCATGAGTACCTTTGGCGAACATGTCTGCGGTGGCAGCATCATTGCTGATCATTGGATCCTAACTGCTGCGCATTGTATGGAGTGGCCAATACAGTATCTGAAAATTGTGACTGGCAGCAATGACTACACCAAGCCAGGAGCTGAGTATCTGGTGGATGCCGCTAAAATACATTGCGGCCACGATAAACCAGCCTATCACAATGATATTGCCCTGATTCACACAGCCAAGCCCATCGTCTTCGATTCAGTGACCCAGCCCATCAAATTGGCCAGCAAGGGCAGTCTCCCGAGTGCAGGCGATAAACTTACCCTCACAGGATGGGGCAGCACAAAGACCTGGGGTCGTTACGCCACTCAATTGCAGAAAATCGAACTTTCCTCCATCACCCACTCCAGATGTGAGTCAACAGTGCGCAATGCCAACTGGCTGAGCGAGGGACATATCTGCACTTTCACCCAAGAGGGTGAAGGATCTTGTCATGGTGATTCCGGTGGTCCTCTTGTCGATGAATCCGGCACTCTGGTCGGTGTGGTCAACTGGGGCGAAGCCTGTGCCATTGGCTATCCAGATGTTTTTGCCAGTGTTGCATATTACGGAGATTGGATCAAGGAAATGATGACGGATCAGGGAACAGCCTGTTAA
- the LOC6647492 gene encoding chymotrypsin-2 — translation MSCQIGIVRLLGFLILLSVSLTQATLRKRALPASATASRFSSRIVGGETADVATAPYQVSLQNNYGNHFCSGAIIADQWVVTAASCLGGLRKSNIMVVTTTYNDWGGAGWIYDVEDIVTHCHFDQPLYHNDIALIKLKTLIAYDDVTQNITLAGLEELVAGEKLTVTGWGTTTIGGDMEWELQQLEMTYVPRESCNATFGGTQDLAIGHICAVARVGAGSCHGDAGNPIVDSKGRLVGLGNWGVPCGYGFPDVFANIPYFYDWIQATINGCNIK, via the exons ATGTCTTGCCAAATCGGAATAGTCCGTTTACTTGGATTTCTTATCCTCTTGTCGGTATCCTTAACCCAGGCAACACTTCGAAAACGCGCCTTGCCTGCATCTGCCACCGCTTCTCGATTCAGTTCTAGAATAGTGGGTGGAGAAACCGCTGATGTTGCCACTGCACCATATCAAGTCTCTTTGCAGAACAACTACGG AAATCACTTCTGCAGCGGTGCGATCATCGCCGATCAATGGGTAGTAACGGCTGCCAGTTGTCTGGGTGGTCTACGTAAGAGCAATATTATGGTGGTTACCACCACCTACAACGATTGGGGTGGAGCAGGCTGGATCTATGATGTGGAAGATATTGTTACTCATTGTCATTTCGATCAACCTCTTTACCACAATGACATTGCCTtgataaaactaaaaacacTGATTGCCTATGACGATGTGACACAGAATATCACCCTTGCCGGATTGGAAGAGCTGGTGGCTGGTGAGAAGTTAACGGTAACTGGTTGGGGTACCACGACCATTGGTGGCGATATGgaatgggagctgcagcaattGGAAATGACCTATGTGCCTAGAGAGAGTTGTAATGCAACTTTTGGTGGCACTCAAGATCTAGCTATTGGACATATTTGCGCTGTTGCCAGAGTTGGAGCTGGCTCCTGCCATGGTGATGCTGGAAATCCTATAGTCGATAGCAAGGGCAGATTGGTGGGTCTGGGTAACTGGGGTGTTCCTTGTGGGTATGGTTTTCCTGATGTATTTGCTAACATTCCGTACTTCTACGATTGGATTCAGGCCACCATCAATGGTTGTAATATTAAGTAA